In the Silene latifolia isolate original U9 population chromosome 1, ASM4854445v1, whole genome shotgun sequence genome, CAACTCATACCGTATTTCACCCCGATCATGTTTTACTTATTTTCCGACTCGATTACTAACTAACAGGTTACCTTGTCTAACCCTCTAAATAATACCCCCAAGCTAAGCAAATAAACCTTTCATCAAAAGTAAAACCACTCATTTACTTTACTCCCAGCATACCGATTAAATATCAAAACCCCAAATTAAGAACATCCTCAATCACTATCATCATAGTTAAACTTAACTGTTGCTACACCGTGTGACAAATCAAGCCTTATCATCAAGTGCATCATCAACATCAACAATCAAGTACGTCAATTGCACAACAAGCTATCAAAATCCCTTTCATTTGTTCTTCGTTTTTCTTGATCAAAATCATCTCCTCTGTCAATTGCTTATTCTTAGCCATCAAGTTGACGTGTTTAGGTTCAACCTTCTTCTTCTCCTCATTTATAATGTCAACAAATCGTAATTTTGAAGTTACTTTAAACAAATCGTTGATTTACAATAAATGAATCTGATACATAATCCCTAAATTAACCCAgaaaataaaccctaattttgaccTAATTTTGACCTTTATAGAAATTAACAAAAGAATATAATCGAATAAGTTACCTTGGAATTATGTTTGGGGAACCCTAAATTCGTATTGAAGGAGATGATAGAGGAACCTTAAATTTGTAGAGAATAATATGAAGTCAGGAGGGAGTGGGAGATTGCTTTATGTTGGAGAATGATAAACTAGAATTATGTTAATGGAATTTAAGTGTACCTGGTGAATTGGAGGGGTAGTTAAGGTAATATGTTAGTTTAGTTAATAATCGAGTCGGGAAATAAGTAAAACATGATCGGGGTGGAATACGGTGGGAGTTGGGATATATACGCTATAATATAGGTGGTACTTTGTAATAAATGAAATACAGGGTGATAATTTGTAAAATACGATAAATATTAGGTGGTTATTAACAATTTTCACtaacataaaagatagtcatATGAGATCTTGTTTAAATCGTCTTACCGAGTGCAttatgaatatcaaatttttataatttttaataatatgtaaataaaaatatgaacaaaataaaacaagcattGCCATACGCACATAAAGCAAACATAAATAATCATATGGAACAAAGGAAGTATAATATTACATAGGGGTTTTTCTACGTGGTACCCCGTGTTTCTTCGCATTCTACGTGGTACCcctatatttttgaaaataacaGTGGTATACCGGTATCCCTAAATTTAGTAAAATGTTCTAAAAATACCCAATCTactaaaaatcacatttttaatatgttatattttgtaaagaaaatatgtttacaattgagtagacgatgtttatgttaatgacatgacaaattattgccaaaaaatcaataaaaaatgtataaattaaacattTTAAAGAGGCGGATTAGATcattttgggtattttaagatGTTTTTGTCATATTTAGGAGTACCACGGGTATTTTTGAAAAGCAAGGGGTATCACGTAGAATTCGAATAAATACAAGTGTATCATGTAGAAAAACCCTATTATATAAacaacatgaaaaagtagaatacACATTACATTTTCCTTTAATATCTTTAGTTAAATATGTATACGTCTAAGAATAAAACATTAGTTACGACTAAGTAGAtattacttttatttaaatattttatatgttatcttataaaaatgatatttgagaaaattcaacctattttatttacggtaaactcttaaacatcgttatatatagttgttaaaaaaaacaaaaggtgcaaatttctgatagatatgtttgacacatagcacatgtaagacacaaccaaaacatttgaataagtttagtttgggccgtatatatttgatacataaatatcaaacgctatacatacaaaattaaaaattgcataaaattatactcacatcattttgaacaaatattttaACTGATTTAGAACATAgcgtatcgtgaaatgatataatttgataccttaatgttgattgttgcattattcgaataaattttattttaattaatgtgaTATTTATCAGTtacaattttttttgtaaaacgttgatcatgcgtaATTAACTACTATAACTTAGTATtcgttttaattaaaattatatttattttattttaaaacactaaacttaaacctcaaaaaataaaatttgagaaaaaaaattaatttatttttatttataggtaaaaatattaaaggttatatatgaattatattattttttttcaattataattataaaattttaaaacaggccgcgcgaagcgcgggatactactaGTGATATACAAAGTTCAACATTTATTAAATTTGATGATTTTTCTAAAATCAGTTACGTACCACATTTATAAAGCGAACAAAATTTCAAATAGCAAAAAGAAAACTAGTCCAACGTGGATTCATTTTTTATAAATACTTTCAACCAAAAACCATTTAGATAATAAGTTTAATTTTGAATGTTGATAAAAGTGTGACAAAAATAGGTGCAACCGTTAAACTGGGAGTTGTTGCATTAAAAAGCAATATCTTGGAAAACCTATCCAAATTTGATCCGAAGCAAAAATGATATGTCCTGCTTACTGATCATCTCTGCTGGTCAAGGCAAGGATCACTTGGGGACTTGGGAGACCCTAGATATTCGGAGACATTGGAAACAACTCCATTCAATTTTGATACGCTTCGTTTTAACCATCCAGTCTCACCTAGTTCTTGTGTTCCCCGTTTTCTCCTTTCTTCCTCCTGCCTCAGGAAATCAGCCCACATtttagccatatagattattacAGCTTCAACCCCATCTTTGACAACCTCATTGGGAGGAGCCACAAAAGGGTTTTGATCTAAATTGAGCCTTTTTAACTTCTCTAACCGACAAAATGAGTAGGGAAGAGTGTGTATCTGGTTATTGCTAAGATCTAGTTCTTCAAGACTTGATAAATCACCAAATGTCTCAGGTAGTTCCTTCAAATCGCTGAAATTCCCACTTAGATTTAAGGTGAGCAGATTTGTCAGTTTGCCGATTGTGAGAGGAATGTCGCGAAGCTCGTTGAAATGCAAGTCAAGATGCTCAAGAGATTTCATCTCTCCAATTGAAGTTGGAAGAGAGCGGATCTTGTTATACTGAACTAGAAGTTTTTTCAGGTTCACTAGCTCAAAGCCGATGTTGGTAGGTAAGTACGCGAGGTTGTTGCAACTTGCGTCGAATTCCACCAGGGACCTAAAAGGATTAAAAATCAGAACAAACTTTTCTGAGTGTGTCTCAACACTGAAATATTTCATGGGTATATAGTAGATACTATGAGGAAAGGGAAGAAGACAGTATGGAACAAAGATCTTTCTTATTATCCAAACAACCAACATTGTTTAATTCTTTATTTCCCCCTCCCTTTACATCCAGCTAAAAACAAAGGGATAAGGCTCATTGAGAAAACTTACTTGCATTGGGAGATGTTGTCAGGAAGTGCAGTTAGCTTGTTTCCTGAAACACTGAGGATCTTTAATTTCAGCAATAGACCGATGGAGTCTGGTAATGATTGCAATGAATTAGAAGACAAATTTAATTCTTCAAGATTATCCATTCCACATATAAAGTCAGGAATTTCCTGCAAACAAAGGCGCTATCTGATTAACGGGCAAATTAAAGATCACAGTTCAAATTGGTTTAGAACCGCACATTGCGAGCTCAGCGGTGGGAAGGTCAATTGTACACAACTAATAATCAAAAACAGTTCTCCAAAGGCCCAAGCCCTACTAATCATTTCATCAAAACAACTCCCTCCATGTACTCCACAAGAACAAGAGATGAGCCTGCTCCAAGATTTGAATTTTTCTGGTTTTTAAGAACTTTCTTGGATGTAGGTAACTATTACATGGTAATAGATCTAAaaaagaacaaggaaaagaaaGCGGCGGTGGTGGCTGATAAGCGCTTAGCGGTGTGTGGTAGTGGAGGTTGGAAATGAGGAAGGGTGGGATTAGTTACCTCATAAAAGGGAGTAAGGGTCCACATCCGTTCAGGATAACGCATTAAACAACCATTAATCTCCACCCTCCATCACCACCTTTTTCAGCTTTTTCCTTTGTTTGAGCTCTATTAATCTTGTAACAGTTATCCAAATCCCAAATAAGCCGTAAAGCATACAGATTGGGTGGTTTTCTTAAGATATTCAGATATTATTACTAATATACATAATACTAACAAACTAACTTCTTAAAGCTCCTACACAATTTTCGAAGGTCATGAGAGTTCAAATATGCAACGTTTGCAGAATCTTGCCGACCCAGAAGGCCAGAATTGTCAACATTTATACCAATCTTTAACTCAACCGTGATATCAATCATACACTATTACTTAAAATACAACTCACTCAAATCAATAGAGCCAAAGTTGAAGCATAAACAATTAAAAGCCATTCTTCCTCCCCTAACAAAGTTCCAACTACTTACTGAAGATGATAAACAGCTTAACAAGTATCAGAATTGTTAATCAAATGAAGACAATCGTCGACAACAGGAACTGACTATTGAATGTACTCCATGAGACCTACTTCAAATATCCTTTAACATAAGAATTATAAGCCAATAACTATCTAACGCATACAAGCATTCACAAATTATATTATCAAACATTGAAATTAACGGATAATTTTTCGTTTAACTGAAATTTGTTTAGGCCCAACTAGTGTTCCTAACAAATTATTCAATATTCGATAAGTCCGAAAAACTTAACTTTCCTGTTCGAAGAAATTTTCTAACGAGCCTTATACTCATTTACCTTTACCACCTTGTGAAGATGAGAAGAATAGTGAAGGAAAATCAAATGAAGAGATGAagacatttttttttaaattggttATGGTTTTCTTATATTGACtgcgggagggtattaggaaTAATAAGAGTCTATGAGTTATGTATTAATGGTGACTTTTTATTTGCTCACCATCCTTTTTATAAATACCTATTGTGATAATAAGATAAACCAAGCAATTAGAAAAGCATTCACAAATTATATTATCAAACTCTAAAATCTAACATAGTTATACATACAACCATCTCATACAAGACCAACATTCCCTTCTAGTCCAAAACTAATCACCATAATAATGAATGCAAAAATCCTTTAAATGAGCGAGTGAATAATATACAAGAATGACAACAcgatattctccaattcatgaattATAGAATAACACCGTCTCATACCGAGGGACGATTCTTGTATTGGtttaaaaatattttattacAATCAATGAATTTGCGTATTTTATATATAAAAGGACCGGTTTTGGACGGTGTTAGACAATAATTATGTACTCCGTATCCATTTTAGTAGAAACTCATTAACGGAATCACTAGACACTAgcaacaacaaacaatcatataagAAAATGATTGGATATCAAGgaagaaaacaaaagaagaaaaccTGCAATTGATTACTAGACAAATCAAGAACAAGAACATGCTTTAATCTTCCAAAAGCTTCAGGCAAAATTCTCAATTTCTTCCCACACAAATCAACTCGCTCAATCTGATCTTGCTCTTTCAAAACCTTAACAACATCTTCATTAACGTCATCCGCCTCATTCTCACCTTCAGCACCGCCTTTCGCTGCGGCAACAACAGCAGAATCATAAATCCTCATAAGCTTTTCCTCAGCCGCACGTAATAGCTTCTCATACGCTTCATGGGTCTCATCAATCTGAATGATCGCCTTGTACATTGTCCTCTCTTTATCTTCGCATCCATTATCCTTATTAATTTCAGCGAGTTTGGAGCGGGCAATGTCAACAGACTCGTGGTAGGGCCGGTCACCAAGGGTCTGGAGAACGGACCGAGTTTTAGCAATTTTGGATACGGCGGTGGACATTTCGGAAATGACGTTGGGGTCGGTAAGGTGGGGCATACGGGAGATGAGGGTGTCGTGGAAGGTCGGTTCAGAGTGGGGTTTGTGGGCGGGAATGGCGGGTTGGAAAGAAGGGGAATTGGGTTGTCGGAGCGGGTTCATTGAGGGAAGCCGAGATAATACGTATGAGAGGATTGGATAGTTGTTCGGGTTTGGATCCATTTTTTTGTTGCCTTGATTGATATTCTTTCAGAATTTCCAAGAAAATACAGATGTTCATGAATCATGTCATATATATGAAAGAGAATGAGAATGACGCATGCATGACAAATGGGAGAGAAGAAATTACCCAATGTAATGGATTATGTGAATCACGACGTTTGTCATTTACCGATTGAAacgcctttttttttttattatgtttattactccctctatttttgtATATTTGATTTTTTAGATTTTCAGTGTTACCTTTCACtttaatttttgaaaaaatattgttatctaaaaattataaaaattacaccATAAAATTCCTATGAAAAGAATTTTCATATGAGTACTAGTTTTAAATCCGTGAAATTCACGGTCTGTTTTAAAAATTGTTGATACTTAAATTTTGATAATaagtaaatattttattttcaacatatttacgATTAAAGTTTAGAAACTTTGAGTTTCAAAAAGCAAATAAGAAGGTAAAAAGATGGAGGAAGTATTAAATAACGTGAATAACAGTTTTGCAATTAATGTTTTACTttgtacaataaataaataaataaaagattaaagttTGATATTCCCCATTAACAACAAAAATTAAACATTACTAGTCTACCTAGCATGTAGATTTGTCAAATGGACCAGAATTGCAAATCTGTCTGAACCTAAACCATTTTTTCATGGTCATATAAACCCTTCAATCTTGACCCTCTATCCAAGACTAAGTTACAACAACTTGCTAGTTTACGACCAACACCTAGAGTTGTTAAATTTTGACCCGGCCTGAAAACCTATCCACCTTATCTGCTTTTTCCAGGGTCAAGACCCATAAAATCTCAACCAGCGGCCCTATTAACCCAAACCTGAAATGACCCGTTAATTAAGGTCGAAACCCAACCCGAATTGATTGACCTCTTAGGTCACAGATGATTcaaattttttattaaaatattaataatttTATATTGTCTttgaaatgataataataaaatattcCTTTTATTTTTGGTTAcgaaaataattaaaaaattaatattataaattttcGTAgcctttaataataaaataataattaaaataacgTAATTTCTATAATTGtgttaatataattaatattttgtatAGCCATttcatatgattaaaatattaatattatttttaaaaaatatgttctcgatttaataataatattaaaaaaaaagcgTTGGACAATATTTTTTTCCCCATATTCTGACCATAATCCAACCCGTAACCTATATAACCCGACCTGTATTCTGACCCGACCCATATAACCTTATTTGCGACCCCACTCGTTCGACCAGTTTGACAGGTCTACCAACACTCGTACGACATGTGAGCTCAACCTTATATAAAAAGATTAACGAAAAATATTGCAGTGTCAAACCCCAGACCTGGCACGAAAGACTCAATCTCTACCTAGACAAGAGTTCCCTGAATTGTTCAGGAATGCAACAGACTAAAGAATATAGTTAAAAATACCAAATGGCCTGCTAAAATCATGAAATTTGGTGACAAGCTAGTTAATTGATTAAACTAACTCTGAGTAAAATTCCAGGGATTTTGAGACACTCTAAGTATTTTAGTTGAATAAATAAGACAGGCTGACAGGAAGAATCAGACTGCTTGACACAGGAATGATATTTGATGACTGAGAGGGGAACcaagggatataattatcaacttaaATCCCACAGAATACGCACAGGGAAACAAGTTAACAATTTGGACAACTTAACATGGAAATTATCACAGCCTAGCACAGATAATAACCAACTCAAGTTAACAAAGAAGACCACACAACCCACGATCGAGCACGGGATTGAATGAACCTTACCAACGAGACTTTGTTCAACACCTACAATCTAAGCACAAGATGTTAACAGGCCTGACTCttaactacagactaagcacaagttatagagatttaaaattgagagaaaactcgggtttaatattcatcaaaagTCGCCTTAATGCGGTTGGAggagaggtccttatataggccttcctcTTGGAGAT is a window encoding:
- the LOC141608759 gene encoding plant intracellular Ras-group-related LRR protein 9-like gives rise to the protein MDPNPNNYPILSYVLSRLPSMNPLRQPNSPSFQPAIPAHKPHSEPTFHDTLISRMPHLTDPNVISEMSTAVSKIAKTRSVLQTLGDRPYHESVDIARSKLAEINKDNGCEDKERTMYKAIIQIDETHEAYEKLLRAAEEKLMRIYDSAVVAAAKGGAEGENEADDVNEDVVKVLKEQDQIERVDLCGKKLRILPEAFGRLKHVLVLDLSSNQLQEIPDFICGMDNLEELNLSSNSLQSLPDSIGLLLKLKILSVSGNKLTALPDNISQCKSLVEFDASCNNLAYLPTNIGFELVNLKKLLVQYNKIRSLPTSIGEMKSLEHLDLHFNELRDIPLTIGKLTNLLTLNLSGNFSDLKELPETFGDLSSLEELDLSNNQIHTLPYSFCRLEKLKRLNLDQNPFVAPPNEVVKDGVEAVIIYMAKMWADFLRQEEERRKRGTQELGETGWLKRSVSKLNGVVSNVSEYLGSPKSPSDPCLDQQR